Proteins encoded within one genomic window of Rhinolophus sinicus isolate RSC01 linkage group LG05, ASM3656204v1, whole genome shotgun sequence:
- the ATAT1 gene encoding alpha-tubulin N-acetyltransferase 1 isoform X2 — translation MEFPFDVDALLPERITVLDQHLRPPARRPGTTTPARVDLQQQIMTIVDELGKASAKAQHLPAPITSASRMQSNRHVMYVLKDTSARPAGKGAIIGFLKVGYKKLFVLDDREAHNEVEPLCILDFYIHESLQRHGHGRELFQYMLQKERVEPHQLAIDRPSQKLLKFLNKHYNLETTVPQVNNFVIFEGFFAHQHPPARKLPPKRAEGDIKPYSSSDREFLKVAVEPPWPLNRAPRRATPPVHPPPRSSSLGNSPERGPLRPFVPEQELLRSLRLCPPHPTARLLLATDPGGSPAQRRRTRGTSPGLVAQSCSYSRHGGLNSSSSNTGKYSSLKSSRPYSLLNSSLPMHMPGISPGNQEWKQGKQETEKRSASEEQVLSQDGYGEEPMHTVPPQAQAPPAQYWTVAGDMLNARFIRNLQERRSTRPW, via the exons ATGGAGTTCCCGTTCGACGTGGATGCGCTGCTCCCGGAGCGGATCACGGTGCTGGACCAGCACCTGCGGCCCCCGGCCCGCCGACCCGGAACCACAACGCCAGCCCG TGTTGATTTGCAGCAGCAAATTATGACCATTGTAGATGAACTGGGCAAGGCTTCTGCCAAG GCCCAGCATCTTCCTGCCCCCATCACCAGTGCATCCAGGATGCAGAGTAACCGCCATGTCATGTATGTGCTGAAAGACACTTCAGCTCGACC GGCTGGAAAAGGAGCCATTATTGGCTTCCTCAAAGTTGGATACAAGAAACTCTTTGTACTG GATGATCGTGAGGCTCACAATGAGGTGGAACCACTTTGCATCCTGGACTTTTATATACATGAGTCACTTCAACGCCATGGCCACGGGCGTGAACTCTTCCAGTATATGTTGCAG AAGGAGCGAGTTGAACCACACCAACTGGCCATTGACCGACCCTCACAGAAGTTGCTGAAGTTCCTAAATAAACACTACAACCTGGAGACCACAGTCCCACAG GTGAACAACTTTGTGATCTTCGAAGGCTTCTTTGCCCACCAGCATC CTCCAGCGAGGAAGCTACCACCCAAGAGAGCAGAGGGAGACATTAAACCATACTCCTCTAGTGACCGAGAAT TTCTGAAGGTAGCTGTGGAGCCTCCTTGGCCCCTCAACAGGGCCCCTCGCCGAGCTACACCTCCAGTCCACCCACCCCCCCGCTCCAGCAGCCTGGGAAACTCTCCAGAACGGGGTCCCCTCCGCCCCTTTGTGCCAGAGCAGGAGCTGCTGCGTTCCCTGCGCCTCTGCCCCCCACACCCTACCGCCCGCCTCCTGCTGGCTACCGACCCCGggggcagcccagcccagcgTCGCCGCACCAG GGGGACTTCCCCAGGGCTGGTAGCCCAAAGCTGCAGCTACAGCCGCCATGGGGGGTTGAATTCCTCATCCTCCAATACAGGTAAGTATTCATCCCTCAAATCAAGTAGGCCATATTCTCTACTTAACTCCAGCCTTCCCATGCACATGCCTGGTATTTCCCCAGGCAACCAGGAATGGAAGCAGGGGAAACAGGAAACAGAGAAGAG GTCTGCCAGTGAGGAGCAGGTCTTGTCACAGGATGGGTATGGGGAGGAACCCATGCACACAGTTCCTCCACAGGCACAGGCCCCGCCAGCCCAGTACTGGACAGTGGCTGGGGACATGTTGAACGCCAGGTTCATTCGAAACTTGCAGGAACGTCGCAGCACCAGGCCTTGGTGA
- the ATAT1 gene encoding alpha-tubulin N-acetyltransferase 1 isoform X3: MEFPFDVDALLPERITVLDQHLRPPARRPGTTTPARVDLQQQIMTIVDELGKASAKAQHLPAPITSASRMQSNRHVMYVLKDTSARPAGKGAIIGFLKVGYKKLFVLDDREAHNEVEPLCILDFYIHESLQRHGHGRELFQYMLQKERVEPHQLAIDRPSQKLLKFLNKHYNLETTVPQVNNFVIFEGFFAHQHRPPAPSLRATRHSRAAVLDPSPAAPARKLPPKRAEGDIKPYSSSDREFLKVAVEPPWPLNRAPRRATPPVHPPPRSSSLGNSPERGPLRPFVPEQELLRSLRLCPPHPTARLLLATDPGGSPAQRRRTRGTSPGLVAQSCSYSRHGGLNSSSSNTGNQEWKQGKQETEKRSASEEQVLSQDGYGEEPMHTVPPQAQAPPAQYWTVAGDMLNARFIRNLQERRSTRPW, encoded by the exons ATGGAGTTCCCGTTCGACGTGGATGCGCTGCTCCCGGAGCGGATCACGGTGCTGGACCAGCACCTGCGGCCCCCGGCCCGCCGACCCGGAACCACAACGCCAGCCCG TGTTGATTTGCAGCAGCAAATTATGACCATTGTAGATGAACTGGGCAAGGCTTCTGCCAAG GCCCAGCATCTTCCTGCCCCCATCACCAGTGCATCCAGGATGCAGAGTAACCGCCATGTCATGTATGTGCTGAAAGACACTTCAGCTCGACC GGCTGGAAAAGGAGCCATTATTGGCTTCCTCAAAGTTGGATACAAGAAACTCTTTGTACTG GATGATCGTGAGGCTCACAATGAGGTGGAACCACTTTGCATCCTGGACTTTTATATACATGAGTCACTTCAACGCCATGGCCACGGGCGTGAACTCTTCCAGTATATGTTGCAG AAGGAGCGAGTTGAACCACACCAACTGGCCATTGACCGACCCTCACAGAAGTTGCTGAAGTTCCTAAATAAACACTACAACCTGGAGACCACAGTCCCACAG GTGAACAACTTTGTGATCTTCGAAGGCTTCTTTGCCCACCAGCATC GGCCCCCCGCTCCCTCTCTGAGGGCGACTCGACACTCTCGCGCTGCTGTGCTTGATCCTTCTCCCGCTG CTCCAGCGAGGAAGCTACCACCCAAGAGAGCAGAGGGAGACATTAAACCATACTCCTCTAGTGACCGAGAAT TTCTGAAGGTAGCTGTGGAGCCTCCTTGGCCCCTCAACAGGGCCCCTCGCCGAGCTACACCTCCAGTCCACCCACCCCCCCGCTCCAGCAGCCTGGGAAACTCTCCAGAACGGGGTCCCCTCCGCCCCTTTGTGCCAGAGCAGGAGCTGCTGCGTTCCCTGCGCCTCTGCCCCCCACACCCTACCGCCCGCCTCCTGCTGGCTACCGACCCCGggggcagcccagcccagcgTCGCCGCACCAG GGGGACTTCCCCAGGGCTGGTAGCCCAAAGCTGCAGCTACAGCCGCCATGGGGGGTTGAATTCCTCATCCTCCAATACAG GCAACCAGGAATGGAAGCAGGGGAAACAGGAAACAGAGAAGAG GTCTGCCAGTGAGGAGCAGGTCTTGTCACAGGATGGGTATGGGGAGGAACCCATGCACACAGTTCCTCCACAGGCACAGGCCCCGCCAGCCCAGTACTGGACAGTGGCTGGGGACATGTTGAACGCCAGGTTCATTCGAAACTTGCAGGAACGTCGCAGCACCAGGCCTTGGTGA
- the ATAT1 gene encoding alpha-tubulin N-acetyltransferase 1 isoform X8 — MEFPFDVDALLPERITVLDQHLRPPARRPGTTTPARVDLQQQIMTIVDELGKASAKAQHLPAPITSASRMQSNRHVMYVLKDTSARPAGKGAIIGFLKVGYKKLFVLDDREAHNEVEPLCILDFYIHESLQRHGHGRELFQYMLQKERVEPHQLAIDRPSQKLLKFLNKHYNLETTVPQVNNFVIFEGFFAHQHPPARKLPPKRAEGDIKPYSSSDREFLKVAVEPPWPLNRAPRRATPPVHPPPRSSSLGNSPERGPLRPFVPEQELLRSLRLCPPHPTARLLLATDPGGSPAQRRRTSSLPRSDDSRY, encoded by the exons ATGGAGTTCCCGTTCGACGTGGATGCGCTGCTCCCGGAGCGGATCACGGTGCTGGACCAGCACCTGCGGCCCCCGGCCCGCCGACCCGGAACCACAACGCCAGCCCG TGTTGATTTGCAGCAGCAAATTATGACCATTGTAGATGAACTGGGCAAGGCTTCTGCCAAG GCCCAGCATCTTCCTGCCCCCATCACCAGTGCATCCAGGATGCAGAGTAACCGCCATGTCATGTATGTGCTGAAAGACACTTCAGCTCGACC GGCTGGAAAAGGAGCCATTATTGGCTTCCTCAAAGTTGGATACAAGAAACTCTTTGTACTG GATGATCGTGAGGCTCACAATGAGGTGGAACCACTTTGCATCCTGGACTTTTATATACATGAGTCACTTCAACGCCATGGCCACGGGCGTGAACTCTTCCAGTATATGTTGCAG AAGGAGCGAGTTGAACCACACCAACTGGCCATTGACCGACCCTCACAGAAGTTGCTGAAGTTCCTAAATAAACACTACAACCTGGAGACCACAGTCCCACAG GTGAACAACTTTGTGATCTTCGAAGGCTTCTTTGCCCACCAGCATC CTCCAGCGAGGAAGCTACCACCCAAGAGAGCAGAGGGAGACATTAAACCATACTCCTCTAGTGACCGAGAAT TTCTGAAGGTAGCTGTGGAGCCTCCTTGGCCCCTCAACAGGGCCCCTCGCCGAGCTACACCTCCAGTCCACCCACCCCCCCGCTCCAGCAGCCTGGGAAACTCTCCAGAACGGGGTCCCCTCCGCCCCTTTGTGCCAGAGCAGGAGCTGCTGCGTTCCCTGCGCCTCTGCCCCCCACACCCTACCGCCCGCCTCCTGCTGGCTACCGACCCCGggggcagcccagcccagcgTCGCCGCACCAG ctcccttccccgCTCTGATGACAGTCGATACTGA
- the ATAT1 gene encoding alpha-tubulin N-acetyltransferase 1 isoform X5 yields the protein MEFPFDVDALLPERITVLDQHLRPPARRPGTTTPARVDLQQQIMTIVDELGKASAKAQHLPAPITSASRMQSNRHVMYVLKDTSARPAGKGAIIGFLKVGYKKLFVLDDREAHNEVEPLCILDFYIHESLQRHGHGRELFQYMLQKERVEPHQLAIDRPSQKLLKFLNKHYNLETTVPQVNNFVIFEGFFAHQHPPARKLPPKRAEGDIKPYSSSDREFLKVAVEPPWPLNRAPRRATPPVHPPPRSSSLGNSPERGPLRPFVPEQELLRSLRLCPPHPTARLLLATDPGGSPAQRRRTRGTSPGLVAQSCSYSRHGGLNSSSSNTGNQEWKQGKQETEKRSASEEQVLSQDGYGEEPMHTVPPQAQAPPAQYWTVAGDMLNARFIRNLQERRSTRPW from the exons ATGGAGTTCCCGTTCGACGTGGATGCGCTGCTCCCGGAGCGGATCACGGTGCTGGACCAGCACCTGCGGCCCCCGGCCCGCCGACCCGGAACCACAACGCCAGCCCG TGTTGATTTGCAGCAGCAAATTATGACCATTGTAGATGAACTGGGCAAGGCTTCTGCCAAG GCCCAGCATCTTCCTGCCCCCATCACCAGTGCATCCAGGATGCAGAGTAACCGCCATGTCATGTATGTGCTGAAAGACACTTCAGCTCGACC GGCTGGAAAAGGAGCCATTATTGGCTTCCTCAAAGTTGGATACAAGAAACTCTTTGTACTG GATGATCGTGAGGCTCACAATGAGGTGGAACCACTTTGCATCCTGGACTTTTATATACATGAGTCACTTCAACGCCATGGCCACGGGCGTGAACTCTTCCAGTATATGTTGCAG AAGGAGCGAGTTGAACCACACCAACTGGCCATTGACCGACCCTCACAGAAGTTGCTGAAGTTCCTAAATAAACACTACAACCTGGAGACCACAGTCCCACAG GTGAACAACTTTGTGATCTTCGAAGGCTTCTTTGCCCACCAGCATC CTCCAGCGAGGAAGCTACCACCCAAGAGAGCAGAGGGAGACATTAAACCATACTCCTCTAGTGACCGAGAAT TTCTGAAGGTAGCTGTGGAGCCTCCTTGGCCCCTCAACAGGGCCCCTCGCCGAGCTACACCTCCAGTCCACCCACCCCCCCGCTCCAGCAGCCTGGGAAACTCTCCAGAACGGGGTCCCCTCCGCCCCTTTGTGCCAGAGCAGGAGCTGCTGCGTTCCCTGCGCCTCTGCCCCCCACACCCTACCGCCCGCCTCCTGCTGGCTACCGACCCCGggggcagcccagcccagcgTCGCCGCACCAG GGGGACTTCCCCAGGGCTGGTAGCCCAAAGCTGCAGCTACAGCCGCCATGGGGGGTTGAATTCCTCATCCTCCAATACAG GCAACCAGGAATGGAAGCAGGGGAAACAGGAAACAGAGAAGAG GTCTGCCAGTGAGGAGCAGGTCTTGTCACAGGATGGGTATGGGGAGGAACCCATGCACACAGTTCCTCCACAGGCACAGGCCCCGCCAGCCCAGTACTGGACAGTGGCTGGGGACATGTTGAACGCCAGGTTCATTCGAAACTTGCAGGAACGTCGCAGCACCAGGCCTTGGTGA
- the ATAT1 gene encoding alpha-tubulin N-acetyltransferase 1 isoform X7: MEFPFDVDALLPERITVLDQHLRPPARRPGTTTPARVDLQQQIMTIVDELGKASAKAQHLPAPITSASRMQSNRHVMYVLKDTSARPAGKGAIIGFLKVGYKKLFVLDDREAHNEVEPLCILDFYIHESLQRHGHGRELFQYMLQKERVEPHQLAIDRPSQKLLKFLNKHYNLETTVPQVNNFVIFEGFFAHQHRPPAPSLRATRHSRAAVLDPSPAAPARKLPPKRAEGDIKPYSSSDREFLKVAVEPPWPLNRAPRRATPPVHPPPRSSSLGNSPERGPLRPFVPEQELLRSLRLCPPHPTARLLLATDPGGSPAQRRRTSSLPRSDDSRY, from the exons ATGGAGTTCCCGTTCGACGTGGATGCGCTGCTCCCGGAGCGGATCACGGTGCTGGACCAGCACCTGCGGCCCCCGGCCCGCCGACCCGGAACCACAACGCCAGCCCG TGTTGATTTGCAGCAGCAAATTATGACCATTGTAGATGAACTGGGCAAGGCTTCTGCCAAG GCCCAGCATCTTCCTGCCCCCATCACCAGTGCATCCAGGATGCAGAGTAACCGCCATGTCATGTATGTGCTGAAAGACACTTCAGCTCGACC GGCTGGAAAAGGAGCCATTATTGGCTTCCTCAAAGTTGGATACAAGAAACTCTTTGTACTG GATGATCGTGAGGCTCACAATGAGGTGGAACCACTTTGCATCCTGGACTTTTATATACATGAGTCACTTCAACGCCATGGCCACGGGCGTGAACTCTTCCAGTATATGTTGCAG AAGGAGCGAGTTGAACCACACCAACTGGCCATTGACCGACCCTCACAGAAGTTGCTGAAGTTCCTAAATAAACACTACAACCTGGAGACCACAGTCCCACAG GTGAACAACTTTGTGATCTTCGAAGGCTTCTTTGCCCACCAGCATC GGCCCCCCGCTCCCTCTCTGAGGGCGACTCGACACTCTCGCGCTGCTGTGCTTGATCCTTCTCCCGCTG CTCCAGCGAGGAAGCTACCACCCAAGAGAGCAGAGGGAGACATTAAACCATACTCCTCTAGTGACCGAGAAT TTCTGAAGGTAGCTGTGGAGCCTCCTTGGCCCCTCAACAGGGCCCCTCGCCGAGCTACACCTCCAGTCCACCCACCCCCCCGCTCCAGCAGCCTGGGAAACTCTCCAGAACGGGGTCCCCTCCGCCCCTTTGTGCCAGAGCAGGAGCTGCTGCGTTCCCTGCGCCTCTGCCCCCCACACCCTACCGCCCGCCTCCTGCTGGCTACCGACCCCGggggcagcccagcccagcgTCGCCGCACCAG ctcccttccccgCTCTGATGACAGTCGATACTGA
- the ATAT1 gene encoding alpha-tubulin N-acetyltransferase 1 isoform X4, whose product MTIVDELGKASAKAQHLPAPITSASRMQSNRHVMYVLKDTSARPAGKGAIIGFLKVGYKKLFVLDDREAHNEVEPLCILDFYIHESLQRHGHGRELFQYMLQKERVEPHQLAIDRPSQKLLKFLNKHYNLETTVPQVNNFVIFEGFFAHQHRPPAPSLRATRHSRAAVLDPSPAAPARKLPPKRAEGDIKPYSSSDREFLKVAVEPPWPLNRAPRRATPPVHPPPRSSSLGNSPERGPLRPFVPEQELLRSLRLCPPHPTARLLLATDPGGSPAQRRRTRGTSPGLVAQSCSYSRHGGLNSSSSNTGKYSSLKSSRPYSLLNSSLPMHMPGISPGNQEWKQGKQETEKRSASEEQVLSQDGYGEEPMHTVPPQAQAPPAQYWTVAGDMLNARFIRNLQERRSTRPW is encoded by the exons ATGACCATTGTAGATGAACTGGGCAAGGCTTCTGCCAAG GCCCAGCATCTTCCTGCCCCCATCACCAGTGCATCCAGGATGCAGAGTAACCGCCATGTCATGTATGTGCTGAAAGACACTTCAGCTCGACC GGCTGGAAAAGGAGCCATTATTGGCTTCCTCAAAGTTGGATACAAGAAACTCTTTGTACTG GATGATCGTGAGGCTCACAATGAGGTGGAACCACTTTGCATCCTGGACTTTTATATACATGAGTCACTTCAACGCCATGGCCACGGGCGTGAACTCTTCCAGTATATGTTGCAG AAGGAGCGAGTTGAACCACACCAACTGGCCATTGACCGACCCTCACAGAAGTTGCTGAAGTTCCTAAATAAACACTACAACCTGGAGACCACAGTCCCACAG GTGAACAACTTTGTGATCTTCGAAGGCTTCTTTGCCCACCAGCATC GGCCCCCCGCTCCCTCTCTGAGGGCGACTCGACACTCTCGCGCTGCTGTGCTTGATCCTTCTCCCGCTG CTCCAGCGAGGAAGCTACCACCCAAGAGAGCAGAGGGAGACATTAAACCATACTCCTCTAGTGACCGAGAAT TTCTGAAGGTAGCTGTGGAGCCTCCTTGGCCCCTCAACAGGGCCCCTCGCCGAGCTACACCTCCAGTCCACCCACCCCCCCGCTCCAGCAGCCTGGGAAACTCTCCAGAACGGGGTCCCCTCCGCCCCTTTGTGCCAGAGCAGGAGCTGCTGCGTTCCCTGCGCCTCTGCCCCCCACACCCTACCGCCCGCCTCCTGCTGGCTACCGACCCCGggggcagcccagcccagcgTCGCCGCACCAG GGGGACTTCCCCAGGGCTGGTAGCCCAAAGCTGCAGCTACAGCCGCCATGGGGGGTTGAATTCCTCATCCTCCAATACAGGTAAGTATTCATCCCTCAAATCAAGTAGGCCATATTCTCTACTTAACTCCAGCCTTCCCATGCACATGCCTGGTATTTCCCCAGGCAACCAGGAATGGAAGCAGGGGAAACAGGAAACAGAGAAGAG GTCTGCCAGTGAGGAGCAGGTCTTGTCACAGGATGGGTATGGGGAGGAACCCATGCACACAGTTCCTCCACAGGCACAGGCCCCGCCAGCCCAGTACTGGACAGTGGCTGGGGACATGTTGAACGCCAGGTTCATTCGAAACTTGCAGGAACGTCGCAGCACCAGGCCTTGGTGA
- the ATAT1 gene encoding alpha-tubulin N-acetyltransferase 1 isoform X1, giving the protein MEFPFDVDALLPERITVLDQHLRPPARRPGTTTPARVDLQQQIMTIVDELGKASAKAQHLPAPITSASRMQSNRHVMYVLKDTSARPAGKGAIIGFLKVGYKKLFVLDDREAHNEVEPLCILDFYIHESLQRHGHGRELFQYMLQKERVEPHQLAIDRPSQKLLKFLNKHYNLETTVPQVNNFVIFEGFFAHQHRPPAPSLRATRHSRAAVLDPSPAAPARKLPPKRAEGDIKPYSSSDREFLKVAVEPPWPLNRAPRRATPPVHPPPRSSSLGNSPERGPLRPFVPEQELLRSLRLCPPHPTARLLLATDPGGSPAQRRRTRGTSPGLVAQSCSYSRHGGLNSSSSNTGKYSSLKSSRPYSLLNSSLPMHMPGISPGNQEWKQGKQETEKRSASEEQVLSQDGYGEEPMHTVPPQAQAPPAQYWTVAGDMLNARFIRNLQERRSTRPW; this is encoded by the exons ATGGAGTTCCCGTTCGACGTGGATGCGCTGCTCCCGGAGCGGATCACGGTGCTGGACCAGCACCTGCGGCCCCCGGCCCGCCGACCCGGAACCACAACGCCAGCCCG TGTTGATTTGCAGCAGCAAATTATGACCATTGTAGATGAACTGGGCAAGGCTTCTGCCAAG GCCCAGCATCTTCCTGCCCCCATCACCAGTGCATCCAGGATGCAGAGTAACCGCCATGTCATGTATGTGCTGAAAGACACTTCAGCTCGACC GGCTGGAAAAGGAGCCATTATTGGCTTCCTCAAAGTTGGATACAAGAAACTCTTTGTACTG GATGATCGTGAGGCTCACAATGAGGTGGAACCACTTTGCATCCTGGACTTTTATATACATGAGTCACTTCAACGCCATGGCCACGGGCGTGAACTCTTCCAGTATATGTTGCAG AAGGAGCGAGTTGAACCACACCAACTGGCCATTGACCGACCCTCACAGAAGTTGCTGAAGTTCCTAAATAAACACTACAACCTGGAGACCACAGTCCCACAG GTGAACAACTTTGTGATCTTCGAAGGCTTCTTTGCCCACCAGCATC GGCCCCCCGCTCCCTCTCTGAGGGCGACTCGACACTCTCGCGCTGCTGTGCTTGATCCTTCTCCCGCTG CTCCAGCGAGGAAGCTACCACCCAAGAGAGCAGAGGGAGACATTAAACCATACTCCTCTAGTGACCGAGAAT TTCTGAAGGTAGCTGTGGAGCCTCCTTGGCCCCTCAACAGGGCCCCTCGCCGAGCTACACCTCCAGTCCACCCACCCCCCCGCTCCAGCAGCCTGGGAAACTCTCCAGAACGGGGTCCCCTCCGCCCCTTTGTGCCAGAGCAGGAGCTGCTGCGTTCCCTGCGCCTCTGCCCCCCACACCCTACCGCCCGCCTCCTGCTGGCTACCGACCCCGggggcagcccagcccagcgTCGCCGCACCAG GGGGACTTCCCCAGGGCTGGTAGCCCAAAGCTGCAGCTACAGCCGCCATGGGGGGTTGAATTCCTCATCCTCCAATACAGGTAAGTATTCATCCCTCAAATCAAGTAGGCCATATTCTCTACTTAACTCCAGCCTTCCCATGCACATGCCTGGTATTTCCCCAGGCAACCAGGAATGGAAGCAGGGGAAACAGGAAACAGAGAAGAG GTCTGCCAGTGAGGAGCAGGTCTTGTCACAGGATGGGTATGGGGAGGAACCCATGCACACAGTTCCTCCACAGGCACAGGCCCCGCCAGCCCAGTACTGGACAGTGGCTGGGGACATGTTGAACGCCAGGTTCATTCGAAACTTGCAGGAACGTCGCAGCACCAGGCCTTGGTGA
- the ATAT1 gene encoding alpha-tubulin N-acetyltransferase 1 isoform X6, whose amino-acid sequence MEFPFDVDALLPERITVLDQHLRPPARRPGTTTPARVDLQQQIMTIVDELGKASAKAQHLPAPITSASRMQSNRHVMYVLKDTSARPAGKGAIIGFLKVGYKKLFVLDDREAHNEVEPLCILDFYIHESLQRHGHGRELFQYMLQKERVEPHQLAIDRPSQKLLKFLNKHYNLETTVPQVNNFVIFEGFFAHQHRPPAPSLRATRHSRAAVLDPSPAAPARKLPPKRAEGDIKPYSSSDREFLKVAVEPPWPLNRAPRRATPPVHPPPRSSSLGNSPERGPLRPFVPEQELLRSLRLCPPHPTARLLLATDPGGSPAQRRRTRGTSPGLVAQSCSYSRHGGLNSSSSNTGLPVRSRSCHRMGMGRNPCTQFLHRHRPRQPSTGQWLGTC is encoded by the exons ATGGAGTTCCCGTTCGACGTGGATGCGCTGCTCCCGGAGCGGATCACGGTGCTGGACCAGCACCTGCGGCCCCCGGCCCGCCGACCCGGAACCACAACGCCAGCCCG TGTTGATTTGCAGCAGCAAATTATGACCATTGTAGATGAACTGGGCAAGGCTTCTGCCAAG GCCCAGCATCTTCCTGCCCCCATCACCAGTGCATCCAGGATGCAGAGTAACCGCCATGTCATGTATGTGCTGAAAGACACTTCAGCTCGACC GGCTGGAAAAGGAGCCATTATTGGCTTCCTCAAAGTTGGATACAAGAAACTCTTTGTACTG GATGATCGTGAGGCTCACAATGAGGTGGAACCACTTTGCATCCTGGACTTTTATATACATGAGTCACTTCAACGCCATGGCCACGGGCGTGAACTCTTCCAGTATATGTTGCAG AAGGAGCGAGTTGAACCACACCAACTGGCCATTGACCGACCCTCACAGAAGTTGCTGAAGTTCCTAAATAAACACTACAACCTGGAGACCACAGTCCCACAG GTGAACAACTTTGTGATCTTCGAAGGCTTCTTTGCCCACCAGCATC GGCCCCCCGCTCCCTCTCTGAGGGCGACTCGACACTCTCGCGCTGCTGTGCTTGATCCTTCTCCCGCTG CTCCAGCGAGGAAGCTACCACCCAAGAGAGCAGAGGGAGACATTAAACCATACTCCTCTAGTGACCGAGAAT TTCTGAAGGTAGCTGTGGAGCCTCCTTGGCCCCTCAACAGGGCCCCTCGCCGAGCTACACCTCCAGTCCACCCACCCCCCCGCTCCAGCAGCCTGGGAAACTCTCCAGAACGGGGTCCCCTCCGCCCCTTTGTGCCAGAGCAGGAGCTGCTGCGTTCCCTGCGCCTCTGCCCCCCACACCCTACCGCCCGCCTCCTGCTGGCTACCGACCCCGggggcagcccagcccagcgTCGCCGCACCAG GGGGACTTCCCCAGGGCTGGTAGCCCAAAGCTGCAGCTACAGCCGCCATGGGGGGTTGAATTCCTCATCCTCCAATACAG GTCTGCCAGTGAGGAGCAGGTCTTGTCACAGGATGGGTATGGGGAGGAACCCATGCACACAGTTCCTCCACAGGCACAGGCCCCGCCAGCCCAGTACTGGACAGTGGCTGGGGACATGTTGA